Genomic DNA from Flavobacterium sp. N502540:
CAAATCTGAATTCCAGTTTAATGTATCAATTCGGTCAGGTAGGAAACAGTACCATTGACTATCAAAATGCTGCAAGTCCTGATCCGGGGTATTATCAAAAATTGCCCAGTTATTATACCTCAATCTACGAAAAAGACAAAGGCGAGTTTTCAGGAGATTTCACCCCCGATTTTATAAGTGCCGAAAAAGCAAAAGCAAATTTTCTCGAAGACCGTCAAATCAATTGGGATGAATTATATCGTGCCAATGAGAAACCAATTTTAAATGCTGATGGAACAATTAACGGATTTGAGCCTGCACAAAGTCATTATGTTTTATACGAAGACCGGGCAGATGATAAAACCCTCGCCGCAAATTCAAATCTGAATATACAATTAACAGAGAATACTGCTTTTGACGGAGGAATTACTTTTAGGAATTTAAAGTCACATCAGTTTCAATATCTTTTAGATTTGTTGGGAGGGCAATATTTTGAAGACATTGATGCGTTTTACCAAGGCAATCAGTCGCAGTCCGATTTACAAAATCCAAATCGTGAGGTAAAAGTGGGAGATATTTATGGATACAATTATAATCTTATTGCAACCACAATTGATGCTTTCACACAGTTTAAATTCAGTTATAATAAAACAGATTTTTATTTAGGACAGTCTTATTCTGTTTCCAATTATCAGAGAGAAGGATTATATCAAAATGGGATTTATCCAACATCATCACTTGGAAAAAGCAACAAGGTGAATTTTGAAAATTTTGGTTTTAAAGGAGGTCTGACTTATAAAATTTCAGGAAAACAATGGTTGTTTTTTAACGGAATGCATCTTAGCAGAGCACCATCCTTACGAAACACGTTTTTAAATTCCAGATTGAATAATTCAATAGTCGACGGAATTGAAAATGAAAGTATAAGTAGTGCCGAAGGAAACTATGTTTTTCGTTCTCCAAATTTTAAAATTCGTTCTACGATTTATTATTCATGGATTAAAAATACAACCCGAACTTCCTTCTTCTTCGCTGAAGGAATTTTTGATCAGGGCGCAGCTTATAACAATACGGATGCATTTGTTAGTCAGACTTTAACGCATCTGGACAAGAAAAATATTGGTACGGAATTTAGTCTTGAATGGCAAATTTTATCAACTTTAAAAGTGACTATATCTGCGGCATACGGTAATTATGTCTATAGCAGTAATCCTAATGTATCTATAACTAACGATGCAAATGTGGCCGAAGGCGGTACTCAGACTGTTTTTGATTTTGGGGAATCCTATCTTAAAAACTACAAACAGCCGGGCATGCCCCAACAAGCTTATTCGATTGGATTAGAATACAGAGATCCTAAATTTTGGTGGCTGGGAGCCAATATTAATTATTTGTCTGAAGCTTATATTGACGTTTCGCCAATTGCAAGAACCAATCGGTTTTATGTAAACGCTGTGAATGGTCACCTCTTTCCAGAAGCGACAGAAGAACGGACAGCTGCTTTGCTGAAACAGGAAAAATTTAATCCGGTTTCATTATTAAATATTACAGGAGGAAAGTCCTGGCGTATCGCTCACAAATATATCGGGCTTTTCTGGAGTGTTAATAATGTCTTGAATGCGGTGTACAAAACAGGAGGTTTTGAACAAGCCCGAAATGCCAATTTCAGAGCTCTTAATCAGGATGTTTCCAGCGGAACACCCTCATTTGGTTCTAAATATTATTATGGATATGGAAGAACTTATTTTGTGAACCTTACAATGAGTTTGTAAAATTTTAAAACCAATTTGAAATGAAAAATAGATTCTTAGTTTTCGGTTATGTATTCTTGCTGCTGATAATTTACAGTTGCAATAATGAAACTGAAATTCCAAAACTAGAATGTACACAACCGAGTTTAGTTATTAATCAGAAGGTTCAGAAAGTCAAAGATTTTTCAGGGCCCGTTCCGAAACAATATGGCTACGATGATACTATTGAGGCTTACGTAGTGTCAAGCGATGAGGGAGGAAATTTCTTTAAGATACTTTTCCTGCAAACTATTGCAACGGATGAAACACCGGCAATAGGATTTAGTGTTGCGGTTGATGTTGCCAACACCTATATCGATTTTCGGGTAGGAAATAAAGTGTATATCAAATTAAAGAATCAGTTTACAGATTTATATTTTGATGGTTTGCGTATCGGAAGTTTGTCTGTAAGCAATTCGGGAGATCCAACGATCGGCAGAATTTCGCAGACCGACTATAAAACTGTTCTTAATGCGTCTTGTACAATAATGGATGAAAGTAAGCTGGTGAAAGCAATTTCAGTAGAAGAAGCGCTAAATGACGATAAGCTTAATACGCTGGTGGAGTTAAGCGGAGTCCAGTTTGCAGAGGAAGCGATTGGCCGTCATTATTTTGAAGAGTCTAACAATGTAGGAGGTTCGACAAACTGGAGCCTGCAGGATAAAAGTGGGAATCAGATTATTTTCAGAACAAGCAGTTATGCTGGTTTTGCTAATAAATTGGTACCGGAAGGGAGTGGAAAAGTGAGAGGAGTTTTGACCAAATACGGATCAGATTATCAACTAATGAGCAGATCAGAAAAAGATCTGGAAATGAACGGAAAAAGAGATATTCCGATTTTTGCGGAAGATTTCCAATCCGTAAAAAACAATGTGAATTTTACTTTGCCGGGTTGGAGCAATATTGTTGAAAAAGCTTCAAAATTATGGGAGAGCATGCTGTATGCTGGAAACGGTTATGCGGAGTTTAATACTACAAGTACAACCGCAGCCGAAAATGTTGCCTGGATGGTTACTCCCAAAATCAATTTGAGCGGCTATAAAAGTGCAGTATTATCCTTTAGAAGCGCACAGCACGACTTAAAGATTGATTCGCCATTAAATGTGCTTGAAGTCTATGTTTCAACTAATTTCGATAGTTCTAGCGTAACGAAAGCAAAATGGACAAAACTAACAGCAAAATTTCCGTCATTGTCAACACTGTCCCGGGTTTTTATCAGTTCGGGAGCAATTGATTTATCTTCCTATTCAGGAAATATTAATATTGCCTTTAAATATATGGGTTCGGGTAAGGATAAAACTTTGAATGGCGCTTTTATGGTTGATGATGTTAGAATTTTTGCCGAAAAATAAGACTGTTTTTAATAGAGATTCAGTTAAGATGTTGATTTTTAGACGATAATTTAATGCGGTATTGTTTTTGAGATTTAAACTGTTAAATTTTAATAGAATTTTGTATTTTGGTCACCCCAAATCAATACAAATACCACTATGAAAATCTATTTTCTTGCCATCATCATGATGGTTTTCCCATGTTTAGTACATAGTCAGAATCAGGATGCTAAACCTGTGAGACTAAAACAAATTAATATTGTAAAAACAAATTACCAGAATTCTAAAGATGGTGAAATTGTAAACAAAACAGTTGTTTTTAAAGACGGAAAAATACAAACCATTACTACTTCAGATGTCATTCAGCATTTCTTTTACAATACCAAAGGACTATTGGATATGACGGTTAAAGATAAGGTAGGAAGTGACTGGAAAGAAGTTGTGAATTACACTTATGATGCAGACAACAACATCACAAAGTTTGTAAAAAAATATCAGGAAGGAAATGACTACATTACCAAAGTAGTGACTTTTACTTACGAAGGAGCCAGAGTAAAAGTAATTACGAAAAAGAGTACCAACCATCAGAATTTAGTTGATGATATCGAGTACATTGTTGAAAACGGTGCTATTGTGCGACGTACTTCCCGAGACAGAAATAAAGCCATCATTGGTAAAATCGAATATGTTTACTTCAACGATAATGTCATAAAGCATAAAGGTTTGGTAGGAGATAAAATTTCGAAAAGTTTTATTTTTGATGATAAAAATTCTGTTGACGTTCTAATTGTTAAAAGCTTATTTGGAGACAATTATAAAGTGATTGTACCAATGATCTCCTATCATGAGGAAGAATTTAGCTTTGAATCCATCTCTCCTAATAACGAAATTGTTTTTAGCCCTTCCTCTACTGTCTTGGTAGGAGTGAGCAGAAAATACAAATACAACAAGTTGAACTTTCCAATTTCTTGCTCTCAGGTAGAGGAGAACGGGATTGTAAAAACAGAAAAGACTTTTATTTACGAGTAACGTAAATTTTAAAACTGAAATCCCAAATCCCAAATTCCAAACTTCGATTAACAATTGGAATTTGGGATTTGGATTTTTAAAGAATAAGGTAATTTTTCAAATACAGTTTAAAAAACAAGTTCTATAAGGGTTAGTACCTTACAAATCATTAAATTTGCACCTTATTCAAAGCTATGTTAGAAAAAGAAGTTATAAATTTTGAGAGAACAGCCATTGTAGGTATTATAACTCAAAATCAAAGTGAGGAAAAACTTAACGAATATCTGGATGAATTAGAGTTTTTGACTTTTACCGCAGGAGGTGAAGTGATTAAACGCTTTTCGCAAAAAATGGAACGTCCAAATCCGAAGACTTTTGTCGGGACAGGAAAAATAGATGAAATTAATCTTTTTGTAAAAGAAAACAATATATCGACGTTGATTTTTGATGACGAATTATCACCATCACAACAAAAGAATATTTCCAGAATTATCGATTGTAAAATTTTAGACCGAACGAATTTAATTCTGGATATTTTTGCACAAAGAGCCGAGACTTCTTATGCAAGAACACAGGTTGAGTTGGCACAATGTCAATATTTACTACCTAGACTTTCAGGTTTATGGACACACCTTGAGCGTCAAAAAGGGGGTATTGGTATGCGTGGTCCGGGAGAAACCGAGATCGAAACGGACAGACGTATCGTGCGTGACCGAATTTCGTTATTAAAGGATAAAATCAAGACCATCGACAAACAAATGAGCATTCAGCGCAGCAATCGCGGTGCGATGGTTCGTGTGGCATTGGTAGGATATACCAATGTTGGAAAATCGACCCTTATGAATGCGATTGGTAAAAGTGATGTTTTTGTTGAAAATAAATTATTCGCAACTTTAGACACCACTGTTCGAAAAGTAGTGATTAAAAACTTGCCGTTCTTGTTATCGGATACCGTAGGGTTTATTAGAAAATTGCCAACACAACTGGTAGATTCGTTTAAAAGTACACTCGATGAGGTGCGTGAAGCCGATTTATTATTGCATGTTGTAGATATTTCACACCCTGATTTTGAAGACCATATCGAATCGGTAAATCAAACTTTGTTAGAGATTAAGAGTAATGACAAACCTACTATTATGGTTTTTAATAAAATTGATGCCTACAAACATTTGACGATTGATGAAGATGATTTAATTACGGAGAGAACAAGAAGACATTATACTCTTGAGGAATGGAAACAGACCTGGATGAGTAATGTTGGAGAAGATAAAGCACTATTTATCTCGGCAACACAAAAACAGAATTTTGAAGAATTCAGAGAAATGGTTTACGAGGCAGTCCGCCAGATTCATATCACAAGATTTCCGTATAATAAGTTTTTGTATCCGGATTATAAAGATGCAGTTGAGAAAGAAGAGGAATAAAAAAACGGCTTTTGAGTAATCAAAAGCCGTTTTGGTTATATGTAGACTTGTTTGAACATTGTTTATTTAGTGATTGCATTTTTTGATTATTATGGTATCTTTATTAAATACTAATCCTACTTCACCATCAAGTTTTTTTTGAATTTCTTGATTAGATAATTTATTTCCTAAGTCATTTTCGAATAATGTTGTTATTATTGGTAAGCTAATTAATTTTTCATCTATTATTTTGAATTGTTTTCCTGAAGCAAAGGAAGTTAGATAAAAATATTTTCGATCATTTTTTTTAATGGAATATAAAATAATATTTTTTAATTGCCCTGTCATAACTTTTTGTTTTAAAGTGCCATTTAAATCTTCGATTTGAATCTTAACAATTGAAGGAATTAATTTTTGCCTTTGATCTACATATTCAATCTTTTTGATACAAAAATTTTCAGATGATTTTTTCTGACCACAAGAGATACTTAGAATTATAATTGCTATTATTAGTTTTTTCATTTTTTAAAGTATTTTTTTAATTCTGAATAATGTACGTATTTACCCGCTACTTGTTCGATATAATCTTTATATGCTTGTGAAGTGTTTTTCCATGATTTTTCTTGTACTTGTTTCATATAAGCATTGTACTCAAAACGTGTGTTGTAAATTTCCTTTCCTAGTTTTTTTAAATCTTCTACATGCTGACCTCTCTCATGAGAAAAAAGATTTATTATATCATAACCATTTTGTAAACTTGACCCTACCTCACCATACGTAACACTAATGTCTATTTCTCCTGGCTTTAAATGATCTGAACCTGGTGTAACTCCACCATATCTTGATAACGCCATCCCACTTTCTGGATTGTCCGTAATTGTTTTTGCTTTTAATTCATTTAAATTGTACCCGGCTTCTTTATAATAGTGATTAAGAATTCCCCTTGCAATATTCTTTCTTAACTCAAAAGGAAGTTTCGTTATTTCAATTGAATTTTTTTTTCTGATTTCTTTATTGATTGTCCCATTTTTATTATAATAGTTTAAAGGAGTATTAAAATAGCTATACTCCATTTCCAAAGGATTATTATTCTTTATAATGTATATAAGTTTATTATGCAAATTGTCGGACCCCATATAAGTTCCGTTTAGATCAAAATAATCACCTAATTTAGGATCTTCAATATTATTCTGGTTTTCTACATAGATGCTGTCAGATTTATTGGTGTTATTTATATATTGTGCATCATAAAGATCGTTTTTTATAGTGATCTGACCAAGTCTGGTAGTATTGTTTGTGTATTTTGCAGCAAATTTCTCAATTTCAGCAGTATTTTTATCGCCTTCAATCTGCTGACGCCAGATGTTAAGAAAAAAATATCTAAAGCGTGCCATTTCACCTGGACTGGTATCTTTTAATACAATTTTGTGGTTTTTAATAGTCATAATTTTTTTGTGTTAATGAATGGTACTTGATCACTATGGTTTTGTAATTTGTAGTTAGTCAATTTTGCATAGGGTCAATTTCTGGTAAATTTAATAACCACATTTCTTTAGGATAACTAGTTTCTAAAAGGAGACAAAAGTACTCTGAATTAGCTTCTTTAAAAAAAGAGTAGACTTTAAAAATCAGTAGTTTCAGTTGATGTGTTCTATCTTGATTATGAGCTCAGTAGTCTGGGGGAAATTACATTGTTTTCATGCTATATGGCATTATACTCTAATATGTAGAACTAATCAATAGATGTAATTTGGTGTAATATTTATGTGTTTTAGGTGCTTCGTTAAAACTCAAAAAAAAACACCCACTATTTCAATTAAGAAAAAGGGGTGTATAACGAAAATAGAAATTTTAGCTTCTATAGTTTTTTAGGTTTTAAATCTTCTTACTAATTAATGTATTAGGAAGATGTAAGAGAAAGTTTATCGTTTGTGGATTTGTTTTGTATTGTGATTTTTAAAAACCAAAATTTATTCCTACACCAAATATTTGTCTGGTTTGGAATCCACTGAAAGCATTATCGTCATAGATGGCCTGGAAGGATAAGTTTGCCGATAGAAATTTGTTAACTTTCATGATAACATTCAACGAGTAGTTGATATCTACATTTTGCGGATCTTTTAAATAGTTAGAATACAAATTCAGGGTATTCTCGGCAGTTACGTTGGTCATGATAGCCAGTTTGTAATAAACCGAAGCATAAAACCCGAGTTCGTATAACATACTTTTATTGGCATCTACTCCAAAATAAGCCCCGTCTACATAAGGTAATCCTGTTGCCTGATCAATTCCCGAAGTATAAGCGCGGTCTACAAAAGTGAATTTTGAAGTTAGAGGAGCAAAGTTTATTTTTAAATCCTCCGTTTTAGACCAGTAAATACCGGGCCCCGTAGTTAGATACCCCGGAGACATAAACTTGGTGTTTTCAGTTCGGATTTCCTTCCCATTTACATCCTTCCCATACAGATAACCGGTTGTAAATTGGGTTCTGAAATTTAAAAAGAAAGAATAATACCAGTCTCCAAAAGCTTTCTTCCCTACAATTGAATTAAATTCTAAACGGTCATCCGTCTTTTTTTCGAAATCTGTATTTTTAGTTTGCAAAAGACCATATGAAGCCAGAATCTTGTTGTCCCAGGTGAGATCGTCTTTTTTATAGTTAAAGTCATAATTGATTCCTAAAGTTCCGGAGAAGCTGTCTTCACCTCCGGCAACCCAATTGTTAAAGCTAGATTGATTCAGTAAAAGAGACACCGTACCTTTTGCCTTCCATCCTTCATCTTCGATCGTATCATTTATTTTTTTTACCGCTTTTTCAGTATTCTGAATCAGTTCTTTTTCTGAATTTTGTGCATGAACAAAAGTAAAGTTTGCTAAAACAAGGAGTAATAATGCTAGCTTTTTCATGATATCTGGTTTAAATGTGTAAGAACAAATATACTAAATAATCGTTAAAAAGCCTTATGGGATGCAGCTGGGAAGGAGTGTTATTTTTTTGGTTCTTTGTATAAGGGTACCGCCGAACAGGCCTCGCCATACATGATACTTCTTGCAAATGGCTGCAGATAGGTCGCTGCTAAAATGTAAGCACGGGTAGGTACAGGTTTGCGGGAACAGCCTTTTACGATAACAGGTTTGCCTTTATAGGGAGTGTAATCAAGTTTGCTTAATATTTCTTCGTATAAGCTTGCTTCCAGATCTTCTATAGTTCCGTTCACCACTTTTTTGGCGTATGGAGCCAAATGGATTGCAACCAGAATAGAAGACCAGGCAGGAACAATTGCATCTGTACTGCAATTTATAGCCACATATTGATCCTGATATTGCGACCAGTCATGATTTTTTAAATGCTCTCTAAAGTCTTTTTCTTTTAACAAAAAGCCTTCTAAAAGCCATTGTGATATATCGATTTGCACACGTGCTCCTTTTGGGTAATAATCTTCAAGATCAAAAACCTCCAAGGCACTATTAGCAACTTTATTGATAATTTCTTCCATAAGAAAATTTTGGTTTCAAGTTTCAAGTTTTAAGTTGAGTAACGTGAAACTTGAAACTTGAAACAAATATTAAAGCATTCCTAATTCTAATTTTGCTTCTTCGCTCATTAAGTCTTTGCTCCATGGCGGATCGAAAGTAATTTCAACATCAACATCTTTTATGTTTTCAATTGTTTTTACTTTTTCTTCCACTTCTCTTGGCAAACTTTCTGCGACAGGGCAGTTTGGAGAGGTTAAAGTCATTAAGATTTTTACTTCATAATCGGTGTTGACCATTACATCGTAAATCAATCCTAACTCGTATATGTCCACAGGAATTTCCGGATCATAAATGCCTTTTAAAACCTTTACGATAGATTCTCCCAGTTCGTTTGTGTCTATTTCTTGTTCCATTGTTTTTGTTTTTTACCATTAAGACAGTAAGCAAATTAAGTTTAAGGCTTTATGAAACTTAATCTCTTTATGGTTTAATTTTTATTTAATTTTTATTTTTTGCATCAAAAGCCAATGCATACATTTTGATGTTTTTAATCATCGATACCAAACCATTTGCACGTGTTGCGGATAAATGTTCTTTTAGACCAATTTCGTCAATAAAATCAACATCGGCGCTTAAAATATCGGATGCTTTTTGATTGGAGAATGTACGAATTAAAATCGCGATTATTCCTTTAGTCAGGATAGCATCACTATCGGCAGTAAAGACAATGTTGTCTTCTTTTTGTTCCCCTTGCAGCCAAACTTTTGATTGACATCCTTTGATTAAATTGTCGTCGGTTTTATATTCTTCTTTGATTAACGGAAGACTTTTTCCTAATTCGATGATGTACTCGTAACGTTGCATCCAGTCATCAAACATCGAAAATTCGTCTATTATTTCGTTTTGTATTTCTTTTATCGTCATAATTATTTTTTCGTAAAATCCAGCAGCAAATTTACCAAATTTTCTATCTCTTTTGGAGGGTATCCATTGTCGAAACCCTGAGTTTCATAAATTTTCTGATTCTGAGTGACTTTTAAATTTCCCAGAGCAGCTCCATCATGAAAGCGTTTTTGTGTTGGGCCTTTTAAGTCCGGAATAGTTTTGAGATTGATTTTCGAAAATTCAGCTACAATCTGTTTCCATTTTAAATCATCTATTTTGCTCTCCACCGGCTGAGCATTGCGGCCATTGGTCACCGAAACCGTTTTATTCTGTACCACGATTACTTTGTAAGTGCCTCGGGAAACTGCAGAATATTCAATTTCAGTAGCTTTCATGTCAGCTTTTTTTTGGCTGGAACAGCTTGTTCCAATAAAAAACGTTAAGAGCAACAAAGATAATATTCTCATAAAAGATTTTTTTAGCTTAACATAGCTTTCGCTTTTTTAATGGCCTCAACCATTATGTCAATTTCTTCTTTGGTATTGTAAAAAGAAAATGAAGCACGGATCGTTCCCGGAATGCAGAAAAAATTCATAATTGGTTGTGCACAATGATGTCCGGTTCTCACTGCGATTCCCAGTTTGTCGATAATGGAACCAATATCGTACGGATGAATTCCATCAATATTAAACGAAATCACTGAAGCTTTATTTTTTCCGGTTCCGTAAATTTTCAGTCCTTCGATTTCTAATAAACGTTTGGTTGCGTGCTGTAATAAATGTGTTTCATGCTGATGAATGTTATGAAAACCAATGTGGTTCAAATAATCAACGGCAGTTCCTAAAACAATTCCGCCGGCAATATTTGGAGTTCCTGCTTCAAATTTATGAGGTAAATCGGCATAAGTCGTTTTCTCGAAAGTAACTTCTTTGATCATTTCACCGCCACCTTGGTAGGGAGGTAATTTATTCAGCCATTCTTCTTTTCCATAAAGAATTCCGGTTCCCGTTGGTCCGCACATTTTATGTCCTGAAAAAGCATAAAAATCACAATCTAAATCCTGAACATCAGGTTTTAAATGCGGGACGGCCTGTGCACCATCGATCAAAACAGCAGCACCAACAGCATGAGCCTTTTCGATCATATATTTAATAGGATTGATAATTCCTAATGCGTTCGAAATATGATTTACCGTTACCACTTTTGTCTTTTCTGACAATAAGGCATCATAAGCTTCTATTATTAGTTCACCTTCTTCATTCATTGGAATAACTTTAAGAGTTGCTCCTGTTTTCTCACATAACATTTGCCAAGGCACGATGTTGCTGTGATGCTCTAATGAAGAAACAATAACTTCGTCTCCGGGTTTTAAAATGGAAGCAAAACCGTTGGTTACTAAGTTAATTCCATGAGTTGTTCCTGAAGTAAAAAGTACTTCGTGCGAGAATTTCGCATTGATATGATGTTGGATTTTTACTCTTGAAATTTCGTAAGCATCAGTCGCCAATTGGCTTAAAGTATGAACACCACGATGAATGTTGGCGTTTATTTCCTGATAATACTTTGCGATCGCATCAATCACAATTTGTGGTTTTTGCGAAGTTGCACCGTTGTCGAAATATACTAAAGGTTTTCCGTTCACTTTTTCTGAAAGTATCGGAAAATCAGCTCTTATTTTTTGGATGTCTAACATGTCTTATTTAGAAAAATTCTACCTACAAAAGTACTAAAACAAAATGGGTTTATTCATTAAAACTATAATTTCCTTTTATGATGCTATCAATTGAACGGTTGCTTGTAGATTCTTTAAAAATTGATTCATTTTTTTATATTTCATGAATTTTATTTCTGGAATAAGTTGTATAATCTTGATGGTAAAATATTTATATTGCATTAAAAATACCACAACCAGATGAAAAGAATTCTTAAATTACTTGTACTTGTTTTAGTTCTTGCCTTTTTGTATTTCGGGTTTACTACTTATCCTAAACTGGATTTGATTTCAGGCTTCTCGGCCAAAAGTGTTGCATCAGGTCATTTTATTGACAATCGTTCAAAGGAATTAATCGAAAAAACGGATAATGATATTCACATGATCGATTTAGCGGAGAATACTATTGATGATACCGGTAAGTTTGCTATTTCTACAGTTTATGGATTGAAAGAAAGAAAAGCAATTTACAGAGAAGGACTGGGCGCTACTTTGATTGACGATGATTATGATATTTCGAAGCCATACCTGCTTCCAAAAAGAACAAAATTGGTTAACAATCTTCCTTTTCCTTATGGGAATAAAGAAGCAAAGGATACCACTTTTTCAAATATTGATTATACCAAACTGAAAAAAGCTGTGGACGGTTCGTTTGATGTAAAAGGCCAAAAGAATAAACGTACACGTGCCTTGATAGTGGTGTATAAAGACAAACTGATTGCTGAAAAATACGATACTGGTTTTAATAAAGATAGTAAAATTTTAGGATGGTCGATGACTAAAAGTATCACCAGTTCGGCTTTTGGCGTTTTAGCGAAACAACGAAAAATTGACATTTATAAACCTGCTCCGATTGCGGAATGGCGAAATGATGATCGTAAAAATATTACCGTTAATGATTTGCTTCATATGAACTCAGGTTTAGAATGGGAGGAAGATTATACCAAAATTTGTGATGCGACTGAAATGCTTTTTCAGGCAGAAGATATGGGGAAAGTACAAATGGATAAACCCGCTAAATTTAAACCTAATACGCATTGGTACTACTCTTCGGGAACCACTAATCTATTGTGCCGAATTTTAAGA
This window encodes:
- a CDS encoding carboxypeptidase-like regulatory domain-containing protein is translated as MTKKGTLLFVLLPISLLFAQEHTIFLGTIVDAKTLNPLENIVVNIQNSSITQLTSAKGKFELHSAIKGEQLLWVHSQGYKDLLFKIQSNPGQKVELGVLTLEDNYSEETPAALITLLDSDFSDDNSSSETTSGLLQSSRDAFMQASAFNWGQTRFRVRGLDSEYGTMMLNGLVMNKIYDGRPQWSNWGGLNNVLRNQEFSVGAATSNYTFGGVLGTQQINTRASLYRKSSQLSFSGSNTAYNWRAIATYASGMNASGWAYVLSAGKRWSDEGYFDGTNFKAESFFISVEKKLNDSHSLNFTGFYTPNSRGKNSANTDEVAQLTNEKYNSYWGFQNGKKRNARVKRVEEPLLMLNHYYKINEKTNLNSSLMYQFGQVGNSTIDYQNAASPDPGYYQKLPSYYTSIYEKDKGEFSGDFTPDFISAEKAKANFLEDRQINWDELYRANEKPILNADGTINGFEPAQSHYVLYEDRADDKTLAANSNLNIQLTENTAFDGGITFRNLKSHQFQYLLDLLGGQYFEDIDAFYQGNQSQSDLQNPNREVKVGDIYGYNYNLIATTIDAFTQFKFSYNKTDFYLGQSYSVSNYQREGLYQNGIYPTSSLGKSNKVNFENFGFKGGLTYKISGKQWLFFNGMHLSRAPSLRNTFLNSRLNNSIVDGIENESISSAEGNYVFRSPNFKIRSTIYYSWIKNTTRTSFFFAEGIFDQGAAYNNTDAFVSQTLTHLDKKNIGTEFSLEWQILSTLKVTISAAYGNYVYSSNPNVSITNDANVAEGGTQTVFDFGESYLKNYKQPGMPQQAYSIGLEYRDPKFWWLGANINYLSEAYIDVSPIARTNRFYVNAVNGHLFPEATEERTAALLKQEKFNPVSLLNITGGKSWRIAHKYIGLFWSVNNVLNAVYKTGGFEQARNANFRALNQDVSSGTPSFGSKYYYGYGRTYFVNLTMSL
- a CDS encoding DUF5689 domain-containing protein; the encoded protein is MKNRFLVFGYVFLLLIIYSCNNETEIPKLECTQPSLVINQKVQKVKDFSGPVPKQYGYDDTIEAYVVSSDEGGNFFKILFLQTIATDETPAIGFSVAVDVANTYIDFRVGNKVYIKLKNQFTDLYFDGLRIGSLSVSNSGDPTIGRISQTDYKTVLNASCTIMDESKLVKAISVEEALNDDKLNTLVELSGVQFAEEAIGRHYFEESNNVGGSTNWSLQDKSGNQIIFRTSSYAGFANKLVPEGSGKVRGVLTKYGSDYQLMSRSEKDLEMNGKRDIPIFAEDFQSVKNNVNFTLPGWSNIVEKASKLWESMLYAGNGYAEFNTTSTTAAENVAWMVTPKINLSGYKSAVLSFRSAQHDLKIDSPLNVLEVYVSTNFDSSSVTKAKWTKLTAKFPSLSTLSRVFISSGAIDLSSYSGNINIAFKYMGSGKDKTLNGAFMVDDVRIFAEK
- the hflX gene encoding GTPase HflX, translated to MLEKEVINFERTAIVGIITQNQSEEKLNEYLDELEFLTFTAGGEVIKRFSQKMERPNPKTFVGTGKIDEINLFVKENNISTLIFDDELSPSQQKNISRIIDCKILDRTNLILDIFAQRAETSYARTQVELAQCQYLLPRLSGLWTHLERQKGGIGMRGPGETEIETDRRIVRDRISLLKDKIKTIDKQMSIQRSNRGAMVRVALVGYTNVGKSTLMNAIGKSDVFVENKLFATLDTTVRKVVIKNLPFLLSDTVGFIRKLPTQLVDSFKSTLDEVREADLLLHVVDISHPDFEDHIESVNQTLLEIKSNDKPTIMVFNKIDAYKHLTIDEDDLITERTRRHYTLEEWKQTWMSNVGEDKALFISATQKQNFEEFREMVYEAVRQIHITRFPYNKFLYPDYKDAVEKEEE
- a CDS encoding DUF3078 domain-containing protein, translating into MKKLALLLLVLANFTFVHAQNSEKELIQNTEKAVKKINDTIEDEGWKAKGTVSLLLNQSSFNNWVAGGEDSFSGTLGINYDFNYKKDDLTWDNKILASYGLLQTKNTDFEKKTDDRLEFNSIVGKKAFGDWYYSFFLNFRTQFTTGYLYGKDVNGKEIRTENTKFMSPGYLTTGPGIYWSKTEDLKINFAPLTSKFTFVDRAYTSGIDQATGLPYVDGAYFGVDANKSMLYELGFYASVYYKLAIMTNVTAENTLNLYSNYLKDPQNVDINYSLNVIMKVNKFLSANLSFQAIYDDNAFSGFQTRQIFGVGINFGF
- a CDS encoding DUF2480 family protein, coding for MEEIINKVANSALEVFDLEDYYPKGARVQIDISQWLLEGFLLKEKDFREHLKNHDWSQYQDQYVAINCSTDAIVPAWSSILVAIHLAPYAKKVVNGTIEDLEASLYEEILSKLDYTPYKGKPVIVKGCSRKPVPTRAYILAATYLQPFARSIMYGEACSAVPLYKEPKK
- a CDS encoding SUF system Fe-S cluster assembly protein, coding for MEQEIDTNELGESIVKVLKGIYDPEIPVDIYELGLIYDVMVNTDYEVKILMTLTSPNCPVAESLPREVEEKVKTIENIKDVDVEITFDPPWSKDLMSEEAKLELGML
- a CDS encoding SufE family protein, which produces MTIKEIQNEIIDEFSMFDDWMQRYEYIIELGKSLPLIKEEYKTDDNLIKGCQSKVWLQGEQKEDNIVFTADSDAILTKGIIAILIRTFSNQKASDILSADVDFIDEIGLKEHLSATRANGLVSMIKNIKMYALAFDAKNKN
- a CDS encoding aminotransferase class V-fold PLP-dependent enzyme translates to MLDIQKIRADFPILSEKVNGKPLVYFDNGATSQKPQIVIDAIAKYYQEINANIHRGVHTLSQLATDAYEISRVKIQHHINAKFSHEVLFTSGTTHGINLVTNGFASILKPGDEVIVSSLEHHSNIVPWQMLCEKTGATLKVIPMNEEGELIIEAYDALLSEKTKVVTVNHISNALGIINPIKYMIEKAHAVGAAVLIDGAQAVPHLKPDVQDLDCDFYAFSGHKMCGPTGTGILYGKEEWLNKLPPYQGGGEMIKEVTFEKTTYADLPHKFEAGTPNIAGGIVLGTAVDYLNHIGFHNIHQHETHLLQHATKRLLEIEGLKIYGTGKNKASVISFNIDGIHPYDIGSIIDKLGIAVRTGHHCAQPIMNFFCIPGTIRASFSFYNTKEEIDIMVEAIKKAKAMLS